A genome region from Cucumis sativus cultivar 9930 chromosome 4, Cucumber_9930_V3, whole genome shotgun sequence includes the following:
- the LOC101211772 gene encoding myosin-9, with translation MEVEPQNSEVPVTKVVEDTGNDANGDKITNGVAQVGKEIKNDEEDNALDGEFIKVEKEPLEAKDTHSAKTSSSEEYKPTIVERSSSNSSRELLEAQEKSRDLELEIERLAGSLKDLESDNSRLQNEVSLTKQKLEESEKKFEVLELDHKKSKEQIVESEDKHSSQLNSLQEALQAQEAKNKELIAVKEAFDSLTNDFENSGKQIQELEKKLKVSGDDALKFEELHKQSGLNAEAEANRALEFERLLESEKLSTKEKEDQISSLQEKIKDLNDKIVESQKVEEALRTTATELSAVQGDLELSRTQVLDLEKKLSTKEGLVEELTQELETRRASESKIKEDISAVEIQFASAKEDLRVKMSELEEIRLKLQEEINQKESAESAIKTLEAQVSVIQKELAATTKDKEELEVTVADLSSNAKQLKALCNDLEEKLKLSDENFGKADSLLSQALSNNKELEEKLRNLEDLHNETGVVAQTATQKNLELEEIVRASTASVEDANSKLREFETRFIAAEQKNVELEQQLNLLQLKNNDAEREVTELSEKIKEFSTKLIDVEEEKQQLNDQKLAYQDKVLQLESAIEKSTSQHQELEKELTTTIGKCSEHEERANMNHQRSIELEELIQTSHNKIETADKRVSELELLLEAEKYRIQELEEQVSNLEKKCGDAEAETKKNFDQAAVLASEIKSYEEKVASLETALHVANVKEKEITESLDIATEEKKKLEDALNLSSSRLAESENLVEVIRNDLNITQKKLESIESDLQATGIRETEVLEKLKSAEEKLEHQLQTIEQTTSRNLELQSLHESLAKDSETKMLEAVAKFTNKESEATSLVEKIQVLEEQIKAYEDQISETNGRSVALKEELDQTLTKLTSLDSTNGELKKYSSEIENKVSQISSENELLVDTNIQLKTKVNELQELLSSALSDKETSAQELASHKSSIAELTEKHSRAIEFHSVTEARQVEIDQKLQETIQKFDQRDSEAKDLSEKLKTAEEQIKLFEGKSLEASADAEAHKSQLEETLLKVKQLESIVEELQTKKIDAEQESAGLNETKLKLTQELALIESNLSDLQTKLSAANVERDETAERLQIAEGQIKLVEAKALEASTNAEAHKSQLEETLLKVKHLESIVEELQTKAVNAETENAGLSEANLRLTQELASYESNFSDLQTKLSAANIERDETAERLQTAEGHIKLVEAKALEASSDVETHKSQLEDRVLRVKNLESILEELQTKAISAEKENAGLNEANMRLSQQLALYESNLSDLQIKLSAANAEKDETTERLQLAEKTVNELKSQLASEEQRLQSQIASIVEDNNVLNETYQKTKNEFQSEILRLEENLKEQSKVEESLRSEIENLKADIAENNGIKIRHKELEDELSKSEALRKDEVESVRATAAGKESELISKLEDYGLKVQDRDQLNEQVLQLQKELQVAKAEIAEQKEKDSQKEFEREDSLKRSLQDLEAKGKEILALETQIKDLQQKLLLAEAKPIEKADGGSSTESKEGVEIKSRDIGLNFSTPTKRKHKKNKEASSASTPSSSPSPSSAETHTQIAEVSSISSLKLVLVVAVVSVILGIYLGKRY, from the exons ATGGAAGTCGAACCTCAGAATTCGGAAGTCCCAGTTACAAAGGTAGTTGAGGATACTGGAAATGATGCCAATGGCGATAAG ATAACGAATGGGGTTGCTCAAgtaggaaaagaaattaagaacgACGAGGAGGACAATGCTCTTGACGGGGAGTTCATAAAAGTAGAAAAGGAGCCTCTGGAGGCGAAGGATACTCATTCAGCCAAAACATCATCCTCAGAGGAGTATAAACCAACTATTGTTGAAAGAAGTTCAAGCAATTCAAGCAGAGAATTATTGGAGGCCCAAGAGAAGTCAAGAGATCTTGAGCTTGAAATTGAGAGATTAGCTGGAAGTTTGAAGGATTTAGAGTCAGATAATTCAAGGCTGCAGAATGAGGTATCACTCACAAAGCAGAAGCTTGAGGAAAGTGAAAAGAAGTTTGAAGTTCTTGAACTCGATCACAAGAAATCAAAAGAGCAAATTGTTGAATCTGAAGACAAACATAGTTCGCAGCTCAACAGTTTGCAAGAAGCATTGCAAGCTCAAGAAGCGAAGAACAAGGAGTTGATAGCGGTGAAAGAAGCATTTGATAGTTTGACCAATGATTTTGAGAATTCAGGCAAGCAGATTCAagagttagaaaaaaaactgaaGGTCTCTGGAGATGATgcattgaaatttgaagagCTCCACAAACAAAGTGGCTTGAATGCTGAAGCGGAGGCAAATAGAGCATTAGAGTTTGAGAGGCTTCTTGAATCAGAAAAACTgagtacaaaagaaaaagaagatcaaaTCTCTTCCCTGCAAGAAAAAATCAAGGACTTAAATGACAAGATTGTTGAAAGCCAAAAGGTCGAAGAAGCACTTAGAACTACAGCAACTGAGCTTTCTGCCGTCCAGGGAGATCTAGAGCTTTCAAGAACTCAAGTGCTAGACTTGGAGAAGAAACTTTCTACAAAGGAAGGTTTAGTTGAAGAATTGACTCAAGAACTGGAAACACGAAGGGCTTCAGAATCTAAGATCAAGGAAGATATTTCAGCCGTTGAAATCCAGTTTGCTTCAGCTAAAGAGGATCTTCGTGTAAAGATGTCTGAACTGGAAGAAATAAGGTTGAAGCTTCAGGAAGAAATTAACCAAAAGGAATCTGCTGAATCTGCTATAAAAACACTGGAAGCACAAGTCTCTGTTATTCAAAAGGAACTTGCTGCAACTACCAAAGATAAAGAAGAGCTTGAAGTGACTGTAGCAGATCTCTCTAGCAATGCCAAACAATTGAAAGCTTTATGCAACGATCTTGAGGAAAAACTGAAGCTTTCAGATGAGAATTTTGGGAAAGCTGATTCTCTTTTGTCTCAAGCTCTATCCAACAATAAGGAGTTGGAAGAGAAGTTGAGGAATTTGGAGGATCTTCATAATGAAACTGGAGTTGTCGCTCAAACTGCCACTCAGAAGAATCTTGAACTTGAGGAAATTGTCCGTGCTTCAACTGCCTCAGTGGAAGAtgcaaattcaaaattaagagaatTTGAGACCCGATTTATAGCAGCAGAACAAAAGAATGTGGAGCTTGAACAACAGCTAAATTTGttacaattgaaaaacaatgatGCTGAGAGAGAAGTGACTGAATTAtctgagaaaataaaagaatttagtACTAAGTTGATCGATGTCGAGGAAGAAAAGCAGCAGTTGAATGACCAAAAGTTGGCATATCAGGATAAAGTACTTCAACTTGAGTCTGCGATAGAGAAGTCAACGTCACAACATCAAGAGCTGGAGAAGGAGCTGACAACCACAATTGGGAAATGTTCTGAGCACGAAGAACGAGCTAACATGAATCATCAACGTAGCATTGAGCTTGAAGAACTTATCCAGACATCtcataacaaaattgaaactgCAGATAAAAGGGTGAGTGAGTTGGAGTTGTTGCTTGAAGCAGAAAAGTACAGAATTCAAGAGCTTGAGGAGCAGGTAagtaatttagaaaagaaatgtggGGATGCTGAAGCAGAAACCAAGAAAAACTTTGACCAGGCAGCTGTCCTGGCATCTGAAATCAAGTCATATGAAGAAAAAGTAGCTAGCCTTGAAACTGCATTGCATGTTGCCaatgtaaaggaaaaagaaataactgAATCGCTGGATATTGCAacagaagagaagaaaaaattagaagatgCATTGAACTTGTCCAGCAGTAGGCTGGCTGAATCAGAAAATTTGGTGGAAGTTATAAGGAACGATCTGAACATTACTCaaaagaaacttgaaagtaTTGAGAGCGATCTCCAAGCTACTGGTATCAGAGAGACTGAAGTGCTGGAAAAGCTGAAATCTGCGGAGGAGAAATTAGAACACCAATTACAAACAATAGAGCAAACTACTTCAAGAAACTTAGAACTTCAGTCGTTACATGAGTCATTGGCCAAGGACTCTGAAACTAAAATGCTGGAAGCTGTAGCGAAGTTCACCAACAAAGAATCTGAAGCTACCTCTCTAGTGGAGAAAATCCAAGTTCTTGAAGAACAAATAAAAGCTTATGAAGATCAGATATCTGAAACCAATGGAAGATCTGTAGCTTTGAAGGAAGAATTGGATCAGACTTTGACAAAATTGACTTCTTTAGATAGTACAAATGGTGAACTCAAGAAGTATAGTTCggaaattgaaaacaaagtttcTCAGATTTCTTCAGAGAATGAATTATTAGTAGATACAAACATTCAACTGAAAACCAAGGTTAATGAACTTCAGGAGTTACTGAGCTCTGCTCTTTCTGATAAGGAAACTTCTGCTCAAGAGCTTGCTTCTCACAAGAGCTCTATTGCTGAATTAACAGAAAAGCACTCGAGGGCCATTGAGTTCCATTCTGTCACGGAAGCACGTCAAGTGGAGATAGACCAGAAATTACAGGAAACCATTCAAAAGTTTGATCAGAGAGATTCCGAGGCTAAGGACTTGAGTGAGAAACTGAAGACAGCAGAGGAGCAGATAAAATTGTTTGAAGGAAAGAGTCTGGAAGCTTCTGCAGATGCTGAAGCTCATAAGAGTCAGCTAGAAGAGACTCTTTTGAAAGTAAAACAACTTGAAAGCATAGTGGAAGAGTTGCAAACCAAGAAAATTGATGCTGAACAGGAGAGTGCGGGGCTAAATGAGACGAAGTTGAAGCTAACTCAAGAACTGGCCTTAATTGAATCTAATTTGAGTGATCTCCAGACCAAGTTGTCAGCTGCAAACGTTGAAAGAGATGAAACTGCTGAACGGCTTCAGATAGCAGAGGGTCAGATTAAATTGGTTGAAGCAAAGGCTCTGGAAGCCTCTACAAATGCAGAAGCTCATAAGAGTCAACTCGAAGAGACTCTTTTGAAAGTCAAGCATCTAGAAAGTATAGTAGAGGAGCTGCAAACCAAGGCAGTCAATGCTGAAACGGAGAATGCGGGATTAAGTGAGGCAAATCTGAGACTTACTCAGGAATTAGCCTCATATGAATCTAATTTTAGTGATCTCCAGACCAAGTTATCCGCTGCAAACATTGAAAGGGATGAAACTGCTGAACGACTTCAGACAGCAGAGGGCCATATCAAATTGGTTGAAGCAAAGGCTCTGGAAGCTTCTTCAGACGTTGAAACTCACAAGAGTCAACTCGAAGATCGCGTTTTGAGAGTAAAGAATCTCGAAAGCATATTAGAGGAGCTGCAAACCAAGGCAATTAGTGCTGAAAAGGAGAATGCAGGATTGAATGAAGCAAATATGAGACTTTCACAGCAATTAGCCTTGTATGAATCTAATTTAAGTGATCTTCAGATCAAGTTATCTGCTGCAAATGCTGAAAAGGATGAAACTACTGAACGACTTCAACTTGCAGAGAAGACTGTAAATGAGTTGAAATCACAACTGGCTTCTGAAGAACAAAGGCTACAGTCTCAG ATCGCTTCAATTGTGGAAGACAACAACGTCCTCAATGAGACATACCAGAAGACCAAAAACGAATTTCAGTCGGAGATATTACGGctagaagaaaatttgaaagaacaGAGCAAAGTAGAAGAATCATTAAGATCTGAAATTGAAAATCTCAAGGCAGATATTGCGGAGAATAATGGTATAAAAATACGCCACAAGGAGCTTGAAGACGAGCTAAGTAAATCTGAAGCTCTACGGAAAGATGAG GTTGAAAGTGTCCGGGCAACCGCTGCTGGAAAAGAGTCAGAATTGATTTCCAAATTGGAAGATTATGGACTAAAAGTTCAAGATAGAGATCAACTCAATGAACAAGTACTTCAACTTCAGAAAGAATTGCAGGTAGCAAAGGCGGAGATTGCTGAACAG AAAGAGAAAGATTCTCAAAAAGAGTTCGAACGAGAGGATTCACTTAAGCGGTCTCTTCAAGATCTGGAAGCGAAGGGCAAAGAAATTCTTGCTCTAGAAACACAAATCAAGGACCTCCAGCAGAAATTGCTCCTGGCTGAGGCTAAGCCTATAGAAAAG GCTGACGGAGGCAGCTCGACGGAGTCGAAGGAAGGAGTAGAAATCAAATCTCGAGACATTGGATTAAACTTTTCAACTCCAACAAAAAGGAAGCacaagaagaacaaagaggCATCATCAGCATCAACAccatcttcatctccatctccatcttctgcCGAAACACATACTCAAATTGCTGAGGTTTCTTCAATCTCCTCTTTGAAGTTAGTTTTGGTAGTAGCTGTCGTATCTGTTATACTTGGTATATATCTGGGGAAAAGGTATTAA